From Sceloporus undulatus isolate JIND9_A2432 ecotype Alabama unplaced genomic scaffold, SceUnd_v1.1 scaffold_911, whole genome shotgun sequence:
AAGCTCAAGGAACTGTATATGGTTGCCTCCCCCTACTCCATTTTATAACCACAGCAACCTTACAGGGTAGGTTAAGGCTGGGAAAAAATGGTTGGGTCAACATCTCTATGAGGTTGGCCTTCTCAAGGATGGTCTCCAGTTTCTAGCCTTGCTGCCTGCCACTCTCACGTTAGTTCAAGGTCCCCCTTCAGAATCCCTCACTGGATTTGAGGTGACTGAGTCTCCAGGTGATCCCACTATAGACCCATGTGTGTATATTAATTTGGGTTATTTATGTTAAGCATGACCACACCTTGATTTAGGGTTAAATAATACAGAGTTAACAAAATAACAAAGAACTGTTATTCCCTACTCCCCGCTGACTCTTCCAACAGTCAACTCTTGACTGACAAAGCTTCTCTTTTTGTCTCTGTCCTTAGACACACGCTCCTACTTTTTATACTTTCTGATCTCCTGCATGCCCCCTTCATGGTCTCTCTAAACTGTGACTGACTGCCTTGAAGTTAAGTCTGCCTAGTGTCTCCTTCACAGTTTCCTTCTGAAATGTATGGCTGGTGAAGAAATTTGGTACCACAGCTCCACCTTACACTTACCTTACGTTTGTTCATCTCTAGTGCCTGGGTCCGCAAGCCCAACTCCTTTTCTCCAGTGCCAATGTTGCTTTGCAGGAGATGTTCCTTCTCCTCTAGCTTACGTACAACTTGTAACTGGGCATCCACCTTCAAGAGACAAAATAAAGGAAATGAGAACCACCTAGCTTAGAAATGTGCATATTGCACACCAATGGATTTCAAACCCTGTGCCATGAGAACACAAAATTCTGAGTGGCTTTCAACTCTTATTCTTCCCACTCACCTGTGTCTTCAAGGTAAGCACCTGGTCTGccagctcctccttctcctcttttagaAGCTTGTGGATCTGGTTGGATTTGATACGTTCTGACATGAGCTTGAAGTTGGCATCATCCTTCTCCCTCAACTGCTGCATCAGGCGAATGTTCTGCTCTTGCATGTCCTCA
This genomic window contains:
- the LOC121917813 gene encoding E3 ubiquitin-protein ligase BRE1A-like, with the protein product MADEDALRKIRAVEEQIEYLQKKLAMAKQEEEALLSEMDVTGQAFEDMQEQNIRLMQQLREKDDANFKLMSERIKSNQIHKLLKEEKEELADQVLTLKTQVDAQLQVVRKLEEKEHLLQSNIGTGEKELGLRTQALEMNKRKAMDAAQLADDLRAQLELAQKKLHDFQEEIVENSVTKEKDMFNFKRAQ